From the ANME-2 cluster archaeon genome, one window contains:
- the proS gene encoding proline--tRNA ligase: MTDPSSSQEKASKNEGSKTLPLKSDFSEWYNELLQVAEIMDVRYPVKGLYVWNPFGFSIRSKVYSIIRELLDTTGHVEAMFPLLIPEHEFMKEAEHIKGFEDEVYWVTHGGTTPLDVKLALRPTSETAIYPMYKLWVRSHSDLPLLIYQIVNTFRYETKHTRPLIRLREITSFKEAHTVHATWDGAAAQVREATRIYQQFYTRLAVPTIVSKRPDWDKFPGADYTMAVDALMPDGKTLQVGTAHHLGDNFAKTFDITYEDPQGEQVLAHQTCYGISERCIAAMISIHGDNKGLILPPEVAPTQIVIIPILFGKDEAVLSACNDLADTLRRAGLRVVIDDSDARPGAKYYKWELKGVPVRIEIGPRDLKNNVVVMARRDGVKTSVPQDTVLHEIDRSLEEMRQKLYDAATESLQSRITLCTDLDEVKDHIRTGIARIAWCGERSCGLEMEEIVGAGILGEPEDPALGRGNGTCPICGKPTDIVVLMARTY; the protein is encoded by the coding sequence ATGACCGACCCATCCAGTTCACAGGAAAAAGCAAGCAAGAACGAGGGATCAAAGACCCTCCCTCTGAAATCGGATTTTAGTGAATGGTACAATGAACTGCTGCAGGTAGCCGAAATTATGGATGTGCGCTATCCTGTGAAGGGATTATATGTGTGGAACCCGTTTGGTTTTTCCATTCGCAGCAAGGTATATTCCATAATACGGGAACTGCTTGATACTACCGGTCATGTCGAGGCAATGTTCCCGTTGCTCATTCCGGAACATGAGTTCATGAAAGAAGCCGAGCATATCAAAGGGTTCGAGGATGAGGTTTACTGGGTGACCCATGGTGGGACCACTCCCCTGGATGTGAAACTGGCGTTACGACCTACCAGCGAGACAGCCATATATCCCATGTATAAATTATGGGTGCGCTCACATTCCGATTTGCCGCTGCTTATTTACCAGATAGTCAATACCTTCCGGTACGAGACCAAACACACCCGTCCCCTGATACGATTGCGGGAGATCACCTCGTTCAAGGAGGCACATACCGTGCACGCCACATGGGACGGTGCTGCGGCGCAGGTCAGGGAGGCCACGCGTATCTACCAGCAGTTCTATACTCGTCTGGCTGTACCTACCATAGTGAGCAAGCGGCCCGACTGGGACAAGTTCCCGGGCGCCGATTATACTATGGCAGTGGATGCCCTGATGCCTGACGGCAAGACCTTGCAGGTGGGTACCGCACATCACCTCGGGGATAATTTCGCGAAGACGTTCGATATCACCTACGAGGACCCGCAGGGTGAACAGGTACTGGCACACCAGACCTGTTATGGTATCAGTGAGCGCTGTATTGCGGCCATGATATCCATTCATGGTGACAATAAAGGACTCATCCTGCCGCCTGAGGTTGCACCCACCCAGATAGTCATCATTCCGATCCTGTTCGGTAAGGACGAGGCAGTACTCTCAGCATGTAACGACCTGGCAGATACCCTCAGGCGGGCCGGTTTGCGGGTGGTTATTGATGATAGTGATGCGCGGCCCGGTGCCAAGTACTACAAGTGGGAGTTAAAGGGTGTGCCAGTCCGTATCGAGATCGGTCCACGCGACCTCAAGAATAATGTTGTGGTCATGGCAAGGCGTGATGGAGTTAAGACATCTGTGCCACAAGATACGGTATTGCATGAGATTGACAGATCATTAGAGGAAATGCGGCAGAAATTGTATGATGCAGCAACAGAATCGCTTCAAAGCCGGATAACATTGTGCACTGACCTGGATGAAGTTAAGGATCATATCCGGACAGGTATTGCCCGGATAGCATGGTGTGGTGAGCGCTCGTGTGGGTTGGAGATGGAAGAGATCGTAGGTGCGGGCATACTTGGGGAACCTGAAGACCCGGCACTGGGCAGGGGCAATGGTACGTGCCCCATCTGCGGCAAACCCACTGATATTGTGGTGTTGATGGCGCGAACGTATTGA